From a region of the candidate division WOR-3 bacterium genome:
- a CDS encoding ferritin family protein — translation MHEETLSDVFQLAISAEEESLKRYLEFAIGTKDENGKNMFIRLAQDEFMHQRLLKRMLEELKDKGTCSVVETPPTVIEKLVPKIGDKSLRVKGKEGQSALDALLTALNLEINARNFYQKQAETAGPESVRAVFLRLAQMEQAHSELIQAEIDYIQKTGFWFGFQEFTLEANP, via the coding sequence ATGCATGAGGAAACCCTATCCGATGTATTCCAACTGGCTATTTCAGCTGAAGAGGAAAGTTTAAAGAGATATCTTGAGTTTGCCATAGGAACCAAGGATGAAAACGGAAAGAATATGTTCATCAGGCTGGCCCAGGATGAGTTTATGCATCAAAGGTTGTTAAAGAGGATGCTTGAAGAACTGAAAGATAAGGGCACCTGTTCAGTTGTTGAAACCCCACCAACAGTTATTGAGAAACTTGTGCCCAAAATTGGTGACAAAAGCCTGCGGGTCAAAGGAAAGGAAGGGCAATCTGCGCTTGACGCCCTTTTAACCGCACTCAACCTTGAGATTAATGCCCGCAACTTTTACCAAAAGCAGGCAGAAACAGCCGGACCAGAATCAGTGCGCGCAGTCTTTCTCCGCCTCGCCCAGATGGAACAGGCGCACAGCGAACTGATTCAGGCGGAGATTGATTATATTCAGAAGACCGGTTTCTGGTTTGGGTTTCAGGAGTTTACACTTGAGGCGAACCCTTAG
- a CDS encoding saccharopine dehydrogenase C-terminal domain-containing protein, giving the protein MKRVLILGAGLVSRPLVRYLLNLPDVETTVATRTVKKAQELIENSPRGRAVELLVDDEPSLHRLVKGSDVVVSLLPYVYHTVVAKHCLALKKHLVTTSYVSDGMRALDDEAKRANLIFLNEIGLDPGIDHMSAMAIIDRVRANNGRIVSFISSCGGLPAPEANNNPWGYKFSWSPKGVLMATRNNALFLKDGKEVMVPASRLFASFWRVKIEDAGEFEAYPNRNSLPYIGLYGLEGVRTMIRATLRNPGWCETMQAIVDLGVLQEEGIRNDIMSMTYSQWLKGFVPGSGDLRALVARRLNLSLDHPVIERFAWLGLFDDSPIGLESGSNLDILAKAMLAKMGYQPGERDMIVLHHQFEIEYPDRKREKVESTLIDYGEPDGDSAMARTVSLPAAIAVKMILEGKLRLSGVQIPVKKEIYQPVLEELKKLGIEFKERSEFIA; this is encoded by the coding sequence ATGAAAAGGGTTCTGATTTTGGGAGCGGGTCTGGTTTCAAGACCGCTGGTGCGCTATCTTTTGAACCTGCCCGATGTTGAGACAACAGTGGCAACGCGTACAGTAAAAAAGGCGCAGGAGTTGATTGAAAATAGTCCCCGCGGAAGAGCAGTTGAACTGCTTGTTGATGATGAGCCTTCTTTGCACCGGCTGGTTAAGGGGAGTGATGTGGTTGTCAGCCTCCTGCCCTATGTTTATCACACGGTGGTTGCCAAACACTGCCTGGCACTCAAAAAGCATCTGGTCACCACCTCCTATGTGAGTGATGGGATGCGTGCCCTTGATGATGAGGCAAAAAGGGCAAATCTGATTTTTTTGAATGAAATCGGGCTTGACCCCGGGATTGACCATATGTCGGCAATGGCAATCATTGACCGGGTCAGAGCAAACAACGGCAGAATTGTCAGTTTTATCTCCTCCTGTGGGGGTCTGCCCGCACCTGAGGCGAACAACAACCCTTGGGGTTATAAGTTCTCCTGGAGCCCGAAGGGGGTTCTGATGGCAACAAGAAACAACGCCCTGTTTCTCAAGGATGGCAAGGAGGTGATGGTCCCGGCAAGCCGGCTCTTTGCCTCATTCTGGAGGGTCAAGATTGAAGATGCAGGAGAGTTTGAGGCATACCCGAACCGCAACTCTTTGCCTTATATCGGTCTCTACGGTCTGGAAGGGGTCAGGACGATGATAAGGGCAACCCTGCGCAACCCTGGCTGGTGCGAGACGATGCAGGCGATAGTTGATTTGGGGGTTCTCCAGGAGGAGGGGATAAGAAATGACATTATGAGTATGACCTATTCCCAGTGGCTTAAGGGGTTTGTGCCGGGCAGTGGTGATTTGCGTGCCCTTGTTGCCCGGCGTCTAAACCTATCTCTTGACCATCCGGTTATTGAGCGGTTCGCCTGGCTCGGTCTTTTTGATGATAGCCCAATCGGGCTTGAGAGCGGCTCTAATCTTGACATCCTTGCCAAGGCGATGCTGGCGAAGATGGGGTATCAGCCAGGTGAGCGGGATATGATTGTCCTGCATCACCAGTTCGAGATTGAGTACCCTGACCGGAAGAGGGAAAAGGTTGAGTCCACATTGATAGACTACGGCGAGCCTGATGGTGATTCGGCAATGGCAAGGACCGTCAGCCTGCCCGCAGCAATTGCGGTAAAGATGATTCTTGAAGGGAAATTGCGCCTGAGCGGCGTTCAGATTCCAGTAAAAAAGGAGATATACCAGCCCGTTCTTGAGGAACTGAAGAAGTTGGGGATTGAGTTCAAGGAGCGGTCGGAGTTTATCGCCTAA
- a CDS encoding bifunctional lysine ketoglutarate reductase /saccharopine dehydrogenase family protein, with amino-acid sequence MTGNIIGIRREDKNIWERRAPLTPFQVGELIKREGLRFQVQHSEIRAFSDDEYQRAGAEVRKDISDCPVVLGIKEMPLDFFRPERSYLFFAHVIKGQAKNMPMLKRMMELGCSLIDYEKITDDEGRRLIFFGRFAGIAGMIDTLSGLGKRLEVFGLKTPFLEVKLAHEYERVEVAKNAIAQIGERIRKEGLPDRLVPFIIGVTGYGNVAKGAGEVLSALGTTLITPDDLPEVIKGGDAKTIYQVVFKERDTVEPKEPGHSFDLNEYYARPDLYRSRFERYLPYLSVLVNCIYWDSRYPRLVTKEYLRQAFRAGDLRLIIIGDISCDIEGSIEATIRATNPGEPFFVYDPVSDKALDGIKGEGIPIMAVDNLPCELAVDSSAEFGQALMPFVPVLAQTDFKKDFDALDLPLPLKRGLIVHKGVLTKDYQYLERFLERSDR; translated from the coding sequence ATGACAGGAAATATCATTGGCATCAGGCGTGAGGACAAAAACATCTGGGAGCGCAGGGCGCCTTTAACACCTTTTCAGGTGGGTGAACTGATAAAAAGGGAGGGGTTGAGGTTTCAGGTTCAGCATTCGGAAATCAGGGCATTTTCTGATGATGAGTATCAGAGGGCAGGGGCAGAGGTGAGAAAGGATATTTCAGATTGTCCGGTTGTTCTTGGAATCAAGGAGATGCCTTTGGATTTTTTTAGACCGGAAAGGAGCTATCTTTTCTTTGCCCATGTTATCAAGGGGCAAGCGAAGAATATGCCGATGCTGAAGCGGATGATGGAACTGGGCTGTTCGTTGATTGATTATGAGAAGATTACCGATGATGAGGGGAGAAGGCTGATATTTTTTGGCAGGTTTGCCGGGATTGCCGGAATGATTGATACCCTTTCAGGTCTTGGCAAAAGGCTTGAGGTTTTCGGTCTGAAAACCCCTTTTCTTGAGGTGAAACTTGCCCATGAGTATGAAAGGGTTGAGGTTGCCAAAAATGCGATTGCCCAAATTGGCGAGCGGATTCGCAAGGAGGGGCTGCCGGATAGGTTGGTGCCGTTTATTATTGGGGTGACCGGGTATGGCAATGTTGCCAAGGGTGCCGGCGAGGTTTTAAGCGCATTGGGCACAACCTTAATCACACCTGACGATTTGCCGGAGGTAATTAAGGGCGGTGATGCCAAAACCATTTATCAGGTTGTTTTCAAGGAAAGGGATACGGTTGAACCCAAGGAACCCGGGCACAGTTTTGACCTAAATGAGTATTATGCCCGACCTGATTTGTACCGGTCAAGGTTTGAAAGATACCTGCCCTATCTTTCGGTTTTGGTGAACTGCATTTACTGGGACAGCCGCTATCCAAGGCTGGTGACAAAGGAGTATTTGCGCCAGGCTTTTAGAGCGGGTGACCTGCGGCTTATTATCATTGGCGACATCTCCTGCGACATTGAGGGCTCAATTGAGGCAACAATCAGGGCAACAAATCCGGGCGAGCCATTTTTCGTTTATGACCCTGTTAGTGACAAGGCGCTTGATGGTATTAAAGGGGAGGGGATACCGATTATGGCGGTTGACAACCTTCCCTGCGAACTGGCGGTTGACTCTTCAGCCGAGTTCGGTCAGGCGCTAATGCCCTTTGTCCCGGTGCTGGCACAAACCGATTTTAAGAAGGATTTTGATGCGCTTGATTTGCCCCTGCCTTTGAAGCGGGGGTTGATTGTTCATAAAGGGGTATTAACCAAGGATTATCAGTACCTTGAGAGGTTTTTAGAGAGGAGCGATAGATGA
- the miaB gene encoding tRNA (N6-isopentenyl adenosine(37)-C2)-methylthiotransferase MiaB: protein MSVRYYLQVYGCQMNLYEADLVRAILNQAGYEETDNEFDSEVLLMMTCSVRAHAENRALGRLAQFVGLKKKGQAQVVGVLGCMAQNLKEKLVEKHQADIVVGPDRYQLLPEFIVSCLRGDGPKIAVDFSNECYENILPEKKVGVTAFVTIMRGCSNFCSYCIVPYVKGPERSRPVESILKEVHHLAKMGVKEITLLGQNVLAYNHRGVDFCALLEKVCAFSEIRRVRFLTSHPRDLDERLVRTMASLPKVCPQLHLPLQSGANRILNLMNRGYTVEEYLSKVALVRKYLPEVSLTTDIIVAFPTETEEEFEATLTCLEGVRFDYAYMFRFSPRPGTRAAEIKPLVPLPVASERLSRLIATQTRITKELSSAMVGREYELLIEGKSPKGNGALGRTPQGKVVIVDQEVNNGNLIRVKITAISGWTPVGIPVDNPAFVGAACSLKINPVLQRGG from the coding sequence ATGAGCGTGAGGTATTACCTGCAGGTTTACGGCTGCCAGATGAACCTTTATGAGGCGGATTTGGTGCGTGCCATTCTGAATCAGGCTGGTTACGAAGAAACGGACAATGAGTTTGATTCCGAGGTGCTATTGATGATGACCTGTTCGGTGCGCGCCCATGCAGAAAACCGGGCGCTGGGCAGGCTGGCGCAGTTTGTCGGTCTGAAGAAGAAAGGGCAAGCCCAGGTTGTTGGTGTTCTTGGCTGTATGGCACAAAACCTTAAGGAAAAACTTGTGGAAAAGCATCAGGCGGATATTGTTGTAGGTCCTGACCGGTATCAACTTCTGCCCGAGTTTATTGTTAGTTGTCTTAGGGGTGATGGACCCAAAATAGCGGTGGATTTTTCCAATGAGTGCTATGAAAATATCCTGCCCGAAAAAAAGGTTGGTGTTACCGCGTTTGTCACGATAATGCGCGGTTGCAGTAACTTCTGCTCATACTGCATCGTCCCTTATGTGAAAGGACCAGAGCGCTCAAGACCGGTGGAATCAATATTAAAAGAGGTTCACCACCTCGCAAAAATGGGGGTGAAAGAGATTACCCTCCTCGGGCAGAATGTCCTTGCCTATAATCACCGGGGGGTTGACTTTTGTGCCCTTTTGGAAAAGGTCTGCGCATTCTCGGAAATCAGGCGGGTGAGGTTTCTCACCTCCCATCCGAGGGATCTGGATGAGCGCTTGGTAAGGACAATGGCATCCCTGCCTAAGGTCTGTCCGCAGTTGCATCTGCCATTGCAATCCGGTGCCAACCGGATATTAAATTTGATGAACCGCGGCTATACCGTTGAGGAGTATTTGAGCAAGGTGGCGCTGGTGCGGAAATACCTCCCTGAGGTCTCCCTTACCACCGACATCATTGTCGCATTTCCCACCGAGACCGAAGAGGAGTTTGAAGCCACCCTGACCTGTCTTGAAGGGGTGCGATTTGATTATGCCTATATGTTCAGATTTTCTCCCCGACCCGGCACCAGGGCAGCGGAGATTAAGCCATTGGTTCCCTTACCGGTTGCGAGCGAACGCCTGAGCCGATTGATAGCCACTCAAACCCGGATAACAAAGGAGCTGAGTTCGGCAATGGTTGGCAGGGAATATGAACTCCTGATAGAGGGCAAGAGCCCAAAGGGAAACGGCGCTCTGGGCAGAACGCCTCAGGGTAAGGTGGTAATCGTTGACCAAGAGGTTAATAACGGTAATCTTATAAGAGTGAAGATAACGGCTATTAGTGGCTGGACGCCAGTTGGAATACCAGTTGACAATCCAGCATTTGTCGGAGCCGCTTGCAGCCTAAAGATTAACCCTGTCTTGCAACGAGGAGGTTGA
- a CDS encoding lipopolysaccharide assembly protein LapA domain-containing protein, producing the protein MTLRIILILLAFVILFILGWQNQCPVSEVRVFFRTFYDVPIALVMLYSFAFGGLCVGIFTIISEIRLRARLRRQRHEIDALTEELRALRNAPLSVIAETEKNEPAQEKEED; encoded by the coding sequence GTGACATTAAGGATAATTCTGATCCTGCTGGCATTTGTGATTCTCTTCATCCTGGGTTGGCAGAACCAGTGTCCTGTCAGTGAGGTTAGGGTGTTCTTTCGCACCTTTTACGATGTGCCGATTGCCCTGGTTATGCTTTACTCCTTTGCATTTGGTGGCCTCTGCGTGGGGATTTTCACCATCATCTCCGAAATCAGGTTGCGAGCCCGGTTGCGCCGGCAACGGCATGAGATTGACGCCCTTACCGAAGAGTTGCGTGCCCTGCGAAATGCTCCCTTAAGTGTAATTGCAGAAACAGAAAAAAACGAACCGGCTCAAGAAAAGGAAGAGGATTAA